The genomic segment tagatACATTAGTTGAAAATTATTCTAAAGACCTAGAAGTAGCTAGAACTTGATGTGAAGAATCCTAACCTTATTAAGCTTCAGATAAGCATATGACATTTATTCTGTAGCTGCAAGTGTCATCTGAACAATTACAGCAGTGTAGTGGTCAGACACACTCCCAGAACCCTGTCAGACTGCGTGCATGCCTTCTATGAGAAGAAAAGAGGTTACAAGAATCATATCTTAAAATCAAGCACCAGAAGCTCACCACAGCCCCACGCTGCAGCAGGAACCAAGTCACGTAACAGGTACGTTAATCCCGGGGCAGTTTTGGAAGCAGCTTGATTGAGACGCACTGCTGTAGCTAGAGGGTTCAGACACGCAGGGTACTGTGCAGTTTCAAAAAGAGGTGAGAAGATGAGGGACAACTTCAGGAATACCTTCACATACACATGATGAAGCCACTCACTGGAAGTGGTTGACAGTGTAACAGagtcaaaacaaatttaaaaaccCAAATCAGCCTGAGAACATTAACACCTAGGACGGACAGTCTTGCAGAGTCAGTAAAAACTCTGCAGCTCATGCATGCCATGAACAACAAACTTAGCCTCACCACAAACCTTCACCCTGTACTACCTCAGAGTTGCCCTGTGCAGTCCTGTAGAGCATCCATAGCTTGAAGTAAAAAACCAACAATCatccctcccttttccctcaCCTCACTGAGGGTCACTCCTCAGCACACTTAGAGCTAcaactgttctgaaaaatacaaaagacgtaaaaatagcaaagaatGAAACTGCTCTAAAACATCagtgcttaaaaagaaaaaacatcataaaGTATCATTAGATAGGATAATCTACTTTTGAAtgttaacagcagcagcaggactgcagcTTTATAGCTTTAAAGCATCCTAGTTTCACTGGGAAGTAAGAACGCCACAGACAGGCGCATGCCTCAGCCTGTGCTATGACATTTTGGCAAATATCTCTCACCTCAGCAGGGCAGCATCATCTCCTACTGGGCTGAAGTACTGACCACATCAGGAACAGTGAGACAACAAATCAGGAACCAGAGACAGCAGGCGATTAACGACGAACAGCGCGTACAAACCGTACAAGTTATGAGCAGCCCTTCACCACCAATGCACGCAGAACAGCTGACACAGGAGATGACACACCGACCTGAACAAAACAAGGCAAGTTGGCGCGGCCAGGAGCCaactccacacacacacaccgaaGCACCGCAAACCTGGTGCTGGCTCCCCAGCGCTGCTCCTCACCCGCAGGGAGACGACAGGGACCAGAAACACGCGTGGGGTGAGCACGGTGCCCCGCAGGCAGACGCCAAAGCCTCCCCACTTTACATCCCAGGGGGACAAGAAGTCAGAGCCCCGCTCGGCGGGCACAGCGGCTCACCCACTTACCCGCGGGTTAGCGGCGGGACCCGCAAGCCCTGCTCGCGGCAGCTAACGCTAcgcagaatttttaaaaagttagaCTCCAATGCATCAAAACCGCGGATACAAACCCAAAACGGCGCCGCACGCCCAGACCGGAGCTGGTTGTTAACGCTGACACCTTCCGAGCCCCTCAGCGCCCCCGGCCCGTGCAGAGCCCCTCAGGGGGCGCCCGTGAAGGCAGCGGCGGGggctcccctcagcgcccccaCCCCACGCTAACC from the Cygnus olor isolate bCygOlo1 chromosome 9, bCygOlo1.pri.v2, whole genome shotgun sequence genome contains:
- the LOC121074613 gene encoding uncharacterized protein LOC121074613, which gives rise to MLRSQQGSIISYWAEVLTTSGTVRQQIRNQRQQAINDEQRVQTVQVMSSPSPPMHAEQLTQEMTHRPEQNKASWRGQEPTPHTHTEAPQTWCWLPSAAPHPQGDDRDQKHAWGEHGAPQADAKASPLYIPGGQEVRAPLGGHSGSPTYPRVSGGTRKPCSRQLTLRRIFKKLDSNASKPRIQTQNGAARPDRSWLLTLTPSEPLSAPGPCRAPQGAPVKAAAGAPLSAPTPR